Proteins encoded in a region of the Suricata suricatta isolate VVHF042 chromosome 10, meerkat_22Aug2017_6uvM2_HiC, whole genome shotgun sequence genome:
- the ASB8 gene encoding ankyrin repeat and SOCS box protein 8 isoform X2, with product MVADADCVELLLEKGAEVNALDGYNRTALHYAAEKDEACVEVLLEYGANPNALDGNRDTPLHWAAFKNNAECVRALLESGASVNALDYNNDTPLSWAAMKGNLESVSILLDYGAEVRVINLKGQTPISRLVALLVRGLGTEKEDSCFELLHRAVGHFELRKNGTMPREVARDQQLCEKLTVLCSAPGTLKTLSRYAVRRSLGLQYLPDAVKGLPLPASLKEYLLLVE from the exons ATGGTGGCAGATGCTGACTGTGTGGAGTTACTCCTGGAAAAAGGAGCTGAG GTGAATGCCCTGGATGGTTACAACCGAACAGCCCTCCACTATGCAGCTGAGAAAGATGAAGCTTGTGTGGAGGTCCTCTTAGAGTATGGTGCAAACCCCAATGCACTGGATGGCAACCGAGACACCCCACTTCACTGGGCAGCCTTTAAGAACAATGCTGAGTGTGTGCGGGCCCTACTGGAGAGTGGGGCCTCTGTCAATGCCCTGGATTATAACAACGATACCCCGCTCAGCTGGGCTGCCATGAAGGGAAATCTGGAGAGCGTCAGCATCCTTCTTGATTACGGTGCCGAAGTCAGAGTCATCAACCTAAAAGGCCAGACGCCCATCTCCCGCCTGGTGGCTCTACTAGTCAGGGGACtcggaacagagaaagaagactcTTGCTTTGAGCTTCTCCACAGAGCCGTTGGGCACTTTGAATTAAGGAAGAATGGCACCATGCCACGGGAAGTGGCCAGAGACCAGCAGCTGTGTGAAAAACTGACTGTTCTGTGCTCAGCCCCAGGAACTCTAAAAACACTGTCTCGCTATGCTGTGCGCCGGAGTTTGGGACTCCAGTATCTGCCAGATGCAGTGAAGGGCCTTCCACTGCCAGCCTCTCTAAAGGAATACCTGTTACTTGTGGAATAG